TGCACGATACTGAATTGTACGGGCTTCTTAAAATCGAGTTGTGCCCAGGCGCTGTGAACAGCATCATCTGTGGCCCAATAACTGTATCTGTCTGCATCGGTCAGGTTAGCGGCGCCAAATGTGCCCGATTGTTTGTTACGTGTATTAGAGAGGCTTATTTTAGCTTCCCTGGCCAGGTTATGTGCGAATACCTGTTGTAGTAATTTTCCGAATGCGGCTAATGTGCTCACATCTTTTGGATGAAGGATTCCTTCGGTCGTTGGAGAAAGTCCAAGGTCGAGCGCTCCGCCATGGCCAACTGATCTGCAATAGATATTAAATAATTCTGCTACAGTTTTTACCTGACCATCTTGTTCAGCATGATAAAACCATCCCGGACGCAGGGATACATCACCTTCAAATGGGATCCATTGTTCTCCGCCCCTTGTACCGCTGCCCAGGTTGGAGTCTTGCAGGAAACCGGGCATTGGTGGTTTATTTCCATTTCCTTTCAGGGTAATTGTAGACCAGCTTGTTTCTGGTGCAATCCCTTTTTCATTGCCTACCCAGCGTACATCAAGGCCTATATCACTAAAGATACTGGCATTGGGTTGTAATTTTCTGGTAATTTCCCAGGTATTCAGCCAATCATAATAAGTGGATTGGTCTACTTGCCTTTTTTCGTTTTTTCCTCCATAAGACCCATCCCCGCCATTCGCGCCATCGTGCCAGCTCATAAAAAGATCGCCGTAATTTGTATAAAGTTCTTTAAGCTGGTTACGATAGGTGGTGAGGTAGGCTGGTGTTCCATAGTCGGGGTTGTTGCGGTCCCATGGGGAGCAATAAACTCCGAATTTCATTCCTGTTTGTTTTGCTGCCTGCTGAAATTCTCTGACCATATCTCCTTTACCGTTCTTCCATGGGCTTTCGCTAATGTTATAGGCGGCAGTTTTTGTTGGCCAGAGTGCAAAGCCGTCATGGTGTTTAGCGACGTAGACGATTCCTTTGAAACCTCCGGATTTAGCTGCACTGACAATTTGAAGTGCATTGAATTTGGAGGGGTTAAATATAGTGGGGTCAGCGTCTCCATATCCCCATTCTTTGTTTTGAAAGGTGGTTGGGGTGAAATGAATAATACAATACATTTCTGTTTCCTGCCATTTAAGCTGCCTTTCTGTAGGAAGAGCGCCATAGGGCTGAGGTGCATTGGTTAAGTGCTGGGCATAAGATCCTGTAGATAACAGAAGGGCCGACAGGGTTAAAAGATGCTGCTTTGTAAATAATTTCATGTTTAATCAATTGGTAAGCCTAAGATAGTATTCTTCCGTTTCTTTCCCTTGATTTGTCACAGTTTTCTCACCTTTTAGTTAAAAAATGAATTGTCCGGAATTTAAAATAATCCTTTTTATTACTGCATAGTCATAAAGCCAAATTGATTCATTTCATTATGAAAACTCTAAGTTTTAAATCGGTAATAGTTGTAGTTGCCTTGCTGGTATTCAGCGGACTGACAACAAGTGTTTTTGCGCAAAGAGGTGGTCGCGGCGGCGGCGGTGGCAGGTCTTTTCATGGTCCCTCAAGAGGCTCATTTGGCGGAGGCGGCTCAGTGCATATCGGCGTTCGTGCCGGTTATCATTACCGTCCGGTTGGTTGGGGGTTTAGAAGACCATATTATTCTTACCGCAGTTTTTACAGGCCTTATTTAGGTTTCGGAATCAGTGTTCTCCCTTTTGGGTATTATCCGTTTTTTTATGGGGATAGCCAGTTTTATTATTCTGGTGGATTATTCTACAGACAGTATGATGATACTTATAAGGTAGTTGTTCCGCCAATAGGGGCTTCAGTTCCTTCGCTTCCTTCAGACGCGCAGCAGGTTGTGATCAACGGACAAACTTATTACGAGTATAAAGGAGTGTATTACAGCGAATCTCAGGATCAGGATGGGAAAACGGTTTATATCGTTGCGGGTAAAGATGGCGTGCTGAATACAGATAATAATGGAAATGACACAACAGACAATGGCCCGCAGATCGGCGATGTAGTTAGCCAGTTGCCTGAAGGTTATAAGGAAGTAATGGTTAAAGGTAATAAATACTATGTTTCTGATTATGGGGTCTATTATGAACAGATTTTTGGTGATGATGGAAAGGTTTCTTATAAAGTGATTGGGAAATAATTTATAAGCCAGCAGAGAAGTAATCTCTGATCAGATCATTAAGGAGTGGGGTGTGCTTGATTAATTTTTCATGCCCTGCTCCTTTGTAGTTTTCAGACTTTATCCATGGCCGCTCTTTTAAAAAGTTACTAAGGTAAGCTGAGTTGACTACAGTGTCGTCTTCATCAAATGCAATCCAGTGGTTCAGGGTGTGATCAAAGTTATAATAGGTATCCAGATCGTAATCGGAAGCTGGCCTGTTAAAGGTGGCTTGAAAAGAGGTGAAAAAGTTGTCTTGCAGGTTTTCAGGTACATTCACGCTATTGAGCATATTGCAAAAGAGTGCTTTTAGTCTGATAACTGGTGCGATACTGATTAATACATCGGGCTTGATGCCTGCTTGCTGGAGTGCAATAACATTTGCCATCGCGCCTAATGAATGTCCGATTACAGTAGATGGCGTTCCGTATTGATTGATAATCTTTTTAATAGCTTCTATATAAAGAATCAGGTTGGATAGTTCTGCTGGTGAACTTCCGTTGCCTGGTGCGTCAAATGCAATAATTTCTACGTCTTCCAGTTTAAGTAATTCTTCCAGCAGGGCGGAGAAATCTGCTGCTTTGGAACTCCATCCGTGGGTAAGCAGTATTTTACGGCTGCCTGTTCCCCATTTAAATCCGTTAAAAACAAGTTCTTGTTTGGTGAAATAGGTATCTGTTACGGATAGCTGAAAGTGTTCGGCTGTATCTAACAATTGCTGCTGTGCTAATCTTAGAGGGATTTTTGGGGCATAACAGATCAATTTCCAGAGTAAATCATCGATTGCTGAGCTTTCCATTTGACTCAGATCTTTTGCTTGCTGATAGATTTGTCTGTAGTTTTTCATCAGGATATAGATAGATTGCCGGCAATATAGGGCTTCTGGTTCAGGAGCTTTTCAAGTGAATGTCAAAATTGAGGTAAACTGCTACCTTTGCAGCAATGGAATATTTCAAAAAACTGCTCGGTTTACTCAAAACTGAACGTGAAGAAGATCAAAATGCTTATCTGAAATTAACGGAATCTTCTTCTGTAGCAGACCGCCGGGCAAATGGTTTAACGTGGTACCCGATTGCAATCAGGGGTTCTGAGATGAGTCGTGGTGATTATCTGACGGTGGAGATGGAGCGTACTTCTCATCAGGATATCAGTCATCAGCTTCGGTTTGGGGCATCGGTAGTGTTGTTTTCTAATCATGATCCAAAGGTTGACCGGGTAGAGGGCGTAGTTTCTCACCAGTCTGGCAATAAAATCAAAGTTACTTTACGGACGGATGAATTGCCTGATTGGTCGCGTGATGGTAAGCTGGGGCTGGATGTACTTTTTGATAACAATAGTTATGATGAAATGCAGAATGCGCTTAAGCTGGCTGGTTCTCCTTTTGAGAAGGAGGAGGATGGAAGACTGGTCAGGATTTTAACGGGTGAGTTGTCTCCTTCGTTCAATAATCAG
The sequence above is drawn from the Pedobacter cryoconitis genome and encodes:
- a CDS encoding alpha/beta fold hydrolase: MKNYRQIYQQAKDLSQMESSAIDDLLWKLICYAPKIPLRLAQQQLLDTAEHFQLSVTDTYFTKQELVFNGFKWGTGSRKILLTHGWSSKAADFSALLEELLKLEDVEIIAFDAPGNGSSPAELSNLILYIEAIKKIINQYGTPSTVIGHSLGAMANVIALQQAGIKPDVLISIAPVIRLKALFCNMLNSVNVPENLQDNFFTSFQATFNRPASDYDLDTYYNFDHTLNHWIAFDEDDTVVNSAYLSNFLKERPWIKSENYKGAGHEKLIKHTPLLNDLIRDYFSAGL
- a CDS encoding alpha-L-fucosidase, producing the protein MKLFTKQHLLTLSALLLSTGSYAQHLTNAPQPYGALPTERQLKWQETEMYCIIHFTPTTFQNKEWGYGDADPTIFNPSKFNALQIVSAAKSGGFKGIVYVAKHHDGFALWPTKTAAYNISESPWKNGKGDMVREFQQAAKQTGMKFGVYCSPWDRNNPDYGTPAYLTTYRNQLKELYTNYGDLFMSWHDGANGGDGSYGGKNEKRQVDQSTYYDWLNTWEITRKLQPNASIFSDIGLDVRWVGNEKGIAPETSWSTITLKGNGNKPPMPGFLQDSNLGSGTRGGEQWIPFEGDVSLRPGWFYHAEQDGQVKTVAELFNIYCRSVGHGGALDLGLSPTTEGILHPKDVSTLAAFGKLLQQVFAHNLAREAKISLSNTRNKQSGTFGAANLTDADRYSYWATDDAVHSAWAQLDFKKPVQFSIVQLRENIKLGQRIDSVTVDVFKNNRWEILAKATSIGANRIIRLPQPENAAKIRIHVYAPVAITLSEIGLYLEPALKPVTNQKQNDAYTKTNWKASTSAATAQLTLKNSIDNNKSTFFETKSSNYIDLDFGKPLSFSAVGYLPGQDGTATGAIEKYELFSSEDGKNWQKIAAGEFSNIKANPILQRITLAVKTTARYLRLQNTENGIMRIAELEVYK
- a CDS encoding DUF6515 family protein — translated: MKTLSFKSVIVVVALLVFSGLTTSVFAQRGGRGGGGGRSFHGPSRGSFGGGGSVHIGVRAGYHYRPVGWGFRRPYYSYRSFYRPYLGFGISVLPFGYYPFFYGDSQFYYSGGLFYRQYDDTYKVVVPPIGASVPSLPSDAQQVVINGQTYYEYKGVYYSESQDQDGKTVYIVAGKDGVLNTDNNGNDTTDNGPQIGDVVSQLPEGYKEVMVKGNKYYVSDYGVYYEQIFGDDGKVSYKVIGK